In the genome of Brachypodium distachyon strain Bd21 chromosome 3, Brachypodium_distachyon_v3.0, whole genome shotgun sequence, the window AGATTGAATCAGCTTCTTCTCAGAGCAAGCTCTGCTCTATTTTTAAGTTTTCAAATGGCCTAACAGGACACCAAATTGCTGCTAGCCCCACAATCTGAATATTCCTATTTACCTGATGAGAGATCTACAAGGATCGGGTCAAAAAATAATTCGGAGATCTACTAGGAGTATTGAACCCGGTCAAAGCAAAACGTTAGCTATAGTTGATAAACTTGCGCTCAGCCAAAAGGGCAGCTATTTTCCACAGTGACGACATTAGCTAAAATAGCTGGCTTAACTCCAGAAAAGCTAACAGGGGTTTCGTTTTGCGTTCGGGCCAAACGGAAGAACGTATGGCCGACGACATTGGCATGCATTTGTGCTCAGGAAGAGATGGTGGAGTGCCGGATGGAGTTGCCAAGTCTCGTTCAAGCAGAGAGTAAAAGAGGAAAGGTAACAAAATGGTAGTAATATGCTCGAAAAACATTGCCCCCATGCAGGATCGAACTACAGACCTTCAGTTTACAAGACTGACGCTCTACCACTGAGCTATAGGGGCTGACAACTGTAAAATAGAGCATGTAAAGTTATTTATCGATATTCAGTTTCCTTATTAAAAATACAAATAGTTTTCAGGGAATAAATGCAAAGGAATAAGGATGGTTCAGCTTGCACCCAACGCATGCACAGACCACTACCTGTTTGTCATCTGTTGTCAGCCAAGTTTAAAACTGCCTCTACGCCATCGCTCCAGCTAATATGTGTAGGTCAGCTTTCAACTTACCTGCACGCACTCAGcctgttttttcctttttcacaTATCTCACACGGGCAATTTGAAATATAAATTAGAAGGGCTGTATTAAGTGTTAAAGGTAGCATTACATGAGTCATCTTACACATGGCAGTATAGCTCCATATGAGGGGCATAACAAAACAGATAGTAGTGCTGAATACGAATCCTTCATTTAGAAAAAACTGCAATGCTACCAGGAAAGACAGGTCTTTTCCAATGAAAAATACAGCTGAGCAAATAAGTACTAACCAGCAACATTTTAAGATAATACAATCAGACTATCTTCCCATGAAAAACAGTAGCactatttttttaagaagaaTAGTAGCACTTGAGAAACTAAAATGGCATAGCTGGATTGAGCAGTCATGCACAGGCACTATGCTGAGTTTATTCCACGTCTTCCTCCTTGTGAACGTTAATCTGTCCTTCAGTGAATTCGCATGGCTTGATGGGCACAGCTAATTGCTTGCGCATTTTTCTCATAATAAATGCCTCGCTTTCTTCACATATGGAGACCACAGTCCCTTTCCGCCCAAGACGCCCTGTACGACCAGCTCTATGAGCATAATGTGTGGAATCTGTTGGCAGATCCAGGTTAACCACAAGATCGCATTCTGGCACATCCAGTCCTCTGGCAGACAACTCATTTGTCACTAGAACTCTGAATTCACCATCCTTGAACTTTTTCAAGACTGTTGACCTAGCAAGCTTCCCAAGATCTCCATGTAATTCGGTAGCTTTCATCCCACGGGCCTCCAACTTAAATACAACATCCTTCAGTGGCTTGCTATTGTTCATAAATGCAATCACTGTCTGTGCTTCAAGAGCATAGATGCATCTCCTTAAAGTGTCAACTTTGTGTTGAGCCTTGGATGTACAGTAGTAATGTTCCAGTGAAGGTGGTAAGCTGTCGACGGCAGCTTGATTAACGGACATAGATGGAGAATCAGAGTTAGGCTCACCCTGGGACAGGACAGGCCTTGGAGCGGCAATTGAGTCAAGAGGAACAACACTCTTTGCCCTCACAAGAACTGGGTCATGGCCCCAGCTCCTTGCTGCACGAATAACTGAAAATGGTATTGTTGCTGAAACCAAGATAGTCTGACGGTCAGACCGTCTAGCAAGTGGCCCAAGGATGCCACTAGAAGATGAAGTACCAGATTTCCTTCCAACATGCTCTAGTATTCTATGCATATCCTCACGGTAATTAAATGATAAAAGCTGGTCGACTTCATCCAGTACAAGAAAACGGCAGTTATGAGTTTGTAGCTTGCCTGCTGCTGAAATTTCGGCAATACGCCCAGGTGTTCCAACAACAATAATTGGCTTGTTCTTCTTCAATGCTTCCTCTTGCCTTGACCGGTTAGCACCACCAACAAGCTGCTGGACAAGTCTCTTGTCATCAGGACCCAATATCTTCTCCACCTCTCGCACTATCTGCATTCCTAATTCTCTTGAAGGAGCAACAATAACTGCTTCTATACCTGACCTCTTGTCTGAATTACCCTGTTCTCTAGCCCTCTTCAGAGGGCCTATTTCAGAAAGAATAGGGAGGATGTATGCAAGTGTTTTCCCCGACCCAGTATATGATTGGATAACCACATCGTGCTTTTGTGATATGGTAGGAATTGCAGCGGACTGGACCTCAGTTGGAGAAGTCAGGCCTTCCTTGTTCAGCCGGTCAATAAGCAAAGGCGGCAAATCATGCTCTTCAAATGattttgcagaaaataaaGCCTCGTCAATCTTCAGTTTCTTCCTCACCACAGGTACCTTTGGTAAGGCACTCTTCGCTGGTTTGAGACTGAGCGAAGAAACCTTCTTCGGTTTCACATTGAGGGCAGAATCTCTTGAGCTTGGCTTCAGGCCTCCAGTTCGTGGCACCCTTTTCTTCTTCACATAGTCAGCTTTGCTTTGGACTTCCAGGCTAGCTAGAGTTAGCGGGCTGCCCTTATCCTCGATAATTTGACTACCCCGCCAAGCAGTCTGATGAAACCCGGCTGCCCGTGGCAGCGACATCATTCTGAACGGAAGATGGTCACCCATGACAAAGCATGACCGAGAAGACGCCAATGCAAGAACATTCCGATGAACTTGCCCGATGGATAGCCGCATTTATGCTAACACTGAACAATGCCAAACACCGCACGCCGACTCGATAATTCTATGTTTCAGACTCTTAGCTCAGCAAGTTCGCGACAGGGTGTCACTTGTGGCTGTGTAAATTAATCAGAGAACCAAATCATGCAAGTTAAATCAAGGGCGGATTCTAGACGTTGAGGACAAACCCAATATTTGTGGAAGTTAGTTTGGGATTAAGTAATCGCTGGATGACAAAAGGCTCATACCTCGAAAATCCAATGTGCAGGATATTGCGGCCGTAGTGGAGACAGCAGGGACGGGACGAGGCAGAACCTGGATGAGATGGTGGAGACGAGTGAGGGTTATGGGGGGTGGGGGCGGGGGGGAGGCGTCGGCGGTGACTCTAAGCtacggcacggcggcggctgtaGGGCACGGCGGGGTCGGGTTGGGGTTTCAGAGCGTGCGAGCCGAGCGGCGTGGCTGCGTGCGCGAGGTTGGGTCGAGACTCGAGAGGAAGGGATAGGGACTGAGAAGAGATTGAGGGGCAGGGCACGGACGCATCGTGTGCCATACGCCCCACTATCCACCGCTCATTTTAATCAAACGGCCAGCAGCGATTCAAGCCCCATAACGAGCGCACGCACGGGGCTGGGAAAGAAAACGGGAGGGAAACCGCGGGCTGcttcgccggccgccgccgccgcgtgaaAGGGCACCGACCGCCGCGCGGCGGCCTCCCTCCGCTCCCCCTGCGaccaccagcgccgccgcctccttccacTCCCCTGCGACCACCccgggccgccgcctcgacgcccagcgccgccggcttccTTCTCTCCCCCAGCGACAACCCTCGGCTGCCCCCAAAGCTACTGTGTTGGCAATGTCTAGTTCACCCCTGATAATGCAATGCAGTGATGTGTGTGCTGTGCGCAGGAGCAAACTTCATAAGGAAACGCTATAGGCTTGAAGAAACTACAAGGTTGAAAGCACAACCACCGTGCACAGGAGCAAACTTCAGATAATCCACTTTGATAAGAAATACAAGGTGTCAAACTTATGCTTCGATCATTATTGGGCTAAAAGCAACCCAAACTTTGCTTGATTCTTCATAACAAGCTTCATATGTCCTAATCTGCCTTTCCAATACGTAGGCCTTTTAATTTTTGACCAAgattacagaaaaaaaatgtattgatatatatcatgacacGTCCTCTTTAATAAAACCTGAGAgctgtagatgttggtagattgtTGTATAAATtcggtcaaactttaagaaatttggCTTAGGACAAATCTAGAACATCTCATTTGTATAAATTTTGAAGTTTGACTTACAACAAATGTATAACATCCTATATTTCGAAACAGAGGAAATACATGCAATTCGATTGAAGAATTATCCAGTTGACATAAATCACGCTTTTTCTTATTGCAAGGTCCACTGGTGCTACTTTCTACAGTACAACAGTGTTTGCATCCATGAAATTCTTCAGTTGCAAGCTCGGGTTTGACAATGCACAAATCAACCACAATATCGAGAACACTGCACACATGTACATGATGCAGCGTTCTTCTGGGATATTCGAAAACTAACTAATCTTGGATGCTCGCATGGCTGGCCTAGAAGAACCTATCACCAGATGGATCAGACTCCGACAAGCTACCTTCAAAGTTCACTTTGCAGCCAGCGGGAAACTGCAATCCAGCTTGCTCGCAGTTCTGCTTTGTAACCTGAGGACATGACCGGACATCTAGGTACTCCAGAGCCTTGCATGATTCTACCACAGAGCTGACTCCCGCAACTGTGAGCCTAACACAATTGTTGGTCTTCAGAACTCTCAGTTCAGACAGAAACCCGTTTGATTCCATGCCTTGAAACGCTGCATCAGTTATTTGGTCACAACACCCAACATCGATTGCCGCAAGAAGTTTACAGTTACACAGCAGACTTATCAATGAGGCGTCTGTTATTTTCAAGCACCAGTCCATTCTTAAGTTCCTGAGGCTGCTACAACAGGCAAGAGCTAGTGCTTGTATGGACTTATCACTGACATCCCGACATCCACCAATGACGAGAGTCTCTAGGTTGCAGCAGAACTTAGCTAGTGAATGGATGGACTTATCTCCCACTTTGATGCAATCCAACAGCCTCAATGACACCAAAGATGATGAAGAGACCTCTGCAATTTTGCAAATTCCAGGATCACCAACTTTATTGCATTTGCTTATGTCTAATGACCTTAAATTATGACAGCCATCAGCTAAAGCTGAGATTCCAGCATCTGTTATGCTGCTACATCCCACAGCTCCAAGTTCTTCCAAGTTTAAACAACCTTTTGATAGAGCATTCAACAAATTATCAGTTATTAATCTGCAGCCTGTGATC includes:
- the LOC100824291 gene encoding DEAD-box ATP-dependent RNA helicase 47A, producing MRLSIGQVHRNVLALASSRSCFVMGDHLPFRMMSLPRAAGFHQTAWRGSQIIEDKGSPLTLASLEVQSKADYVKKKRVPRTGGLKPSSRDSALNVKPKKVSSLSLKPAKSALPKVPVVRKKLKIDEALFSAKSFEEHDLPPLLIDRLNKEGLTSPTEVQSAAIPTISQKHDVVIQSYTGSGKTLAYILPILSEIGPLKRAREQGNSDKRSGIEAVIVAPSRELGMQIVREVEKILGPDDKRLVQQLVGGANRSRQEEALKKNKPIIVVGTPGRIAEISAAGKLQTHNCRFLVLDEVDQLLSFNYREDMHRILEHVGRKSGTSSSSGILGPLARRSDRQTILVSATIPFSVIRAARSWGHDPVLVRAKSVVPLDSIAAPRPVLSQGEPNSDSPSMSVNQAAVDSLPPSLEHYYCTSKAQHKVDTLRRCIYALEAQTVIAFMNNSKPLKDVVFKLEARGMKATELHGDLGKLARSTVLKKFKDGEFRVLVTNELSARGLDVPECDLVVNLDLPTDSTHYAHRAGRTGRLGRKGTVVSICEESEAFIMRKMRKQLAVPIKPCEFTEGQINVHKEEDVE
- the LOC100824910 gene encoding uncharacterized F-box/LRR-repeat protein C02F5.7, with the translated sequence MSASPSGGGGSGGGAPINDVLTDDELHAVLARLGPEAERDAFGLVCSRWLRIQSSERRRLRARAGPSMLRRLAMRFSGILELDLSQSPSRSFYPGVIDDDLEVIAGGFHDLRVLALQNCKGITDVGIIKLGDGLPCLQSLDVSHCRKLSDRGLKVVALGCRNLRQLQITGCRLITDNLLNALSKGCLNLEELGAVGCSSITDAGISALADGCHNLRSLDISKCNKVGDPGICKIAEVSSSSLVSLRLLDCIKVGDKSIHSLAKFCCNLETLVIGGCRDVSDKSIQALALACCSSLRNLRMDWCLKITDASLISLLCNCKLLAAIDVGCCDQITDAAFQGMESNGFLSELRVLKTNNCVRLTVAGVSSVVESCKALEYLDVRSCPQVTKQNCEQAGLQFPAGCKVNFEGSLSESDPSGDRFF